From one Triticum aestivum cultivar Chinese Spring chromosome 4B, IWGSC CS RefSeq v2.1, whole genome shotgun sequence genomic stretch:
- the LOC123092779 gene encoding zinc finger BED domain-containing protein RICESLEEPER 2 isoform X3 has product MNLVNHSENGRLRSKVWMDFTPVYVEGRIQGADCVHCHTRLSAEKSTCDLNQHTQTCSARAGTSVNHQKDGLFLSSVPIFKSRVKDELLPALTNGKVQIAEYASRFHLGYNSSDKTCQNQHILALPADNMTPMEQYKSSARTPDVKIRKFDQEASYQELTRMIIMHGYPLSIVEHEEMKRFAKGLNPVFNMASSLDMEEYSILLFQKEKSDLKEKIALSSRRVSLSASVWVPHGADPTVKYLCLTAHFIDAEWKLQRRIIKFGVLWSSPSDLERMIHCKEACVLESEVGAYNVIWEAIREWNLDRKLFCLTSVSEIRNSGSISKLKDMLIQRNCLPIRGELYNIACVDDMVDSVLSKGQPLLYRVGDLLERFIQARAFSSLTQQQLLEVANDVDMKCPHEDAKWWHKIYFRLEVLLHFKKLLPSEEFVSVEEMKIVEPIYKILRVFYRVVEVMSGAVCLTANMYFHEVWKVRTILQEEACTEHSDVASMIREMQEAFNEYWAKSYLWLSVPVVLDPRFKITFIDFRLKRAFGTDATKYVNDVAEIVRELFHEYCTPVDQLNVKTSHCEVQNVEIDGFDSDLLEDWDQHLTAQTRSQLLSELDSYLEDGLLPRKDDFDILNWWMSHSSKYPTLSKMVQDVLAMPSSAVHCEAAFSSEGPVIHKQWSTLNIKTIEALVCTRDWIS; this is encoded by the coding sequence CGACTTAGTGCAGAAAAGAGTACATGCGATTTAAACCAACACACTCAGACTTGTTCAGCACGGGCTGGAACTAGTGTAAATCATCAGAAAGATGGGCTTTTCTTGTCCAGTGTACCAATTTTTAAATCTAGGGTGAAGGATGAACTTTTACCTGCCTTGACAAATGGTAAGGTTCAGATTGCAGAATATGCTAGCAGGTTCCACTTGGGTTATAATTCTAGTGACAAAACTTGTCAAAATCAGCACATTCTGGCTTTACCAGCAGACAACATGACCCCAATGGAACAGTATAAGTCGTCTGCTCGTACTCCAGATGTCAAGATCAGGAAATTTGATCAAGAAGCATCTTATCAAGAGCTAACTAGGATGATAATAATGCATGGCTATCCCCTGTCAATTGTGGAGCATGAAGAAATGAAAAGATTTGCGAAGGGCCTTAACCCTGTGTTTAACATGGCTTCAAGCCTAGATATGGAAGAATATTCAATTCTGCTGTTTCAGAAAGAGAAGTCTGACCTTAAGGAGAAAATTGCACTTTCGTCACGACGAGTTTCGTTATCAGCAAGTGTGTGGGTCCCTCATGGAGCTGATCCCACAGTAAAGTACCTGTGTTTGACCGCGCATTTTATTGATGCTGAATGGAAGCTTCAAAGGAGAATAATCAAGTTTGGTGTGCTTTGGTCCTCACCTTCTGATTTGGAAAGGATGATACACTGTAAGGAGGCTTGTGTGCTAGAATCTGAGGTTGGGGCGTATAATGTCATATGGGAAGCTATAAGAGAGTGGAATCTTGACAGGAAGCTTTTCTGCTTGACATCTGTAAGCGAAATAAGAAACAGTGGAAGTATCTCAAAGCTGAAGGACATGCTTATACAGAGGAACTGTCTTCCTATTAGAGGTGAGCTATACAATATTGCTTGTGTGGATGATATGGTTGACAGCGTTCTTTCGAAAGGGCAACCATTGCTTTATCGTGTCGGTGATCTGCTAGAGAGATTTATTCAAGCACGTGCATTTTCATCGCTGACTCAGCAGCAACTTTTGGAAGTTGCTAACGATGTTGATATGAAGTGCCCCCATGAagatgcaaaatggtggcataaaaTTTACTTTAGACTTGAGGTTCTTTTGCATTTCAAGAAGTTACTTCCCTCTGAAGAATTTGTATCTGTGGAAGAAATGAAAATTGTTGAGCCTATCTATAAGATTTTGAGGGTTTTCTATCGAGTCGTTGAAGTAATGTCTGGGGCTGTTTGCCTGACAGCAAATATGTACTTCCATGAAGTATGGAAAGTTAGGACGATTTTGCAAGAAGAAGCATGTACTGAACACTCCGACGTTGCTAGCATGATTAGAGAGATGCAGGAAGCATTCAATGAATATTGGGCAAAGTCGTACTTGTGGTTGTCAGTGCCTGTTGTTCTTGATCCGAGATTCAAAATTACTTTTATCGATTTCCGTCTTAAACGAGCTTTTGGCACTGATGCAACAAAGTATGTAAATGATGTAGCTGAAATAGTGAGGGAATTGTTTCATGAATATTGCACCCCCGTGGATCAGCTGAATGTTAAGACTTCACATTGCGAAGTTCAAAATGTTGAAATAGATGGATTTGACAGTGATTTATTGGAAGATTGGGATCAGCATCTTACTGCACAGACAAGGAGTCAACTATTGTCGGAGCTTGACAGCTATCTTGAAGATGGTCTTCTTCCACGGAAGGATGATTTTGATATTCTAAACTGGTGGATGAGTCATTCTTCGAAGTATCCAACCCTCTCAAAAATGGTGCAGGATGTCTTGGCAATGCCATCATCTGCTGTTCACTGCGAGGCAGCATTCAGCAGTGAGGGCCCAGTAATTCATAAGCAGTGGAGCACATTAAACATCAAGACAATTGAAGCACTTGTGTGTACCCGAGATTGGATTAGCTAG